DNA from Kwoniella dejecticola CBS 10117 chromosome 1, complete sequence:
TACAACATGCTCATTCCCATTCAGCGATATCTCCACCCAgctctcactctcactcgcactcgcacgATACAAAATCGCATTCCCACCATTCGGGCAAGTTATTGAAATCCTTAGTTGGCGGCATATTCAGGAGGAAGTCGATTCCTGGAGAATCTGCAGATATCTTCAAACAGATTTCTCCGTCCACCTCCACTGCGTCTGGAAATACGTCTCTGCCCAAGGGTCAgagcaaaggcaaagcgggGGCATCGGTACCGATAACAGGAGAGATACCTTCAAATCAAGGGAATCGAGGTATATCGAATCCTACTCCAGTCTCGGGAATAACAACTTCCCGACCAATCTCCACGTCACCTAGAATCCCGACTTCGACCTCAGCGAACACCTCGACTTCCCCTCGAATGTATTCACCAGCGACCAGCGCAACTGTTCCTCAAGgacaatcgcaatcacaatCTCCGAAACCGGGCTTAGCCAAACCGGTGACTCCGAAAGTAAGGACGCGAGATGAGACTTCCCTCGAGCCCAAAGATCGGGTTGCTCTCGGTGCGCCGATATCCCTTGGAATGGGCGGGATGGGTATGGGTCTGGGTGTGGGTGTCGGGATGGCGACGAGCGATGATGGGAAACGAAGTCGACTGCCTTAGTCACTTTGGAATCGGAGTGAGTCTAGCAATAGTAGCAGTCGCAGAACAGGTTTTGAGGAATAGCAAAAAAAGTGTACTGTGCAGAGGGCAGGGCGAAACGCAGCCACAGGCAACGAAGCGAAAACTCGGAGTACGGGTATAGTAATAGTAGTAGTCGTTGTTCGTCATATTCGGTGATATTGAATCAtattgtatatatacgtTGCGATGTATAGCAACTGCATTGAGCAAGTTTCATGACTGTGATTCAAATCCGATCTGAAATACCTAATTTCTGAGTCTATCTATCATCTATGGCCTGCATTACTTCTTCgttatctcctctttctcatcaatctcaacatgttcctccttcttctcttcctcctccgtcaCTTCTTTTCTGCTGACCTGATGATCTTGCCCACCTcgttgttcttcctcttcaacaacGACTTTCCCTTGGACCGTCTCCACTTGCacttcttctaccttcttctttgccttcccTTCCTTGACTGATCTCAGCGAAGTCAAGCCGTATTCCCGCAATACTTCATCCGACGATACAGAAGGCGATCGGAATACAGGATCCGAGCCTGAGGTTCCTGATTTCGGGAATGCTATCACCTCCCTTATCGACTTCGACCCTGTCAATATCGCCACTAAGCGGTCGAAGCCTGATTAGGTATCACAcgtgatcagtcagctcaaactcaGCCTGTCTCAACTTGACACGGCTAGGACAACGCAGATTTTCAAACGGTATGTATTGTATGGTATGCAGCGAGTTCACTCACCTAATGCGATACCTCCGTGTGGCGGCGCACCGCACCGTAAGGCTTTAAGCAGATGATCGAATCGACCTATCTCCTGATCGTCGAGCTAAACGGCACACCCAAGCAGAGGTTCGTCAGTCCATTTCAAAGCGCTAGGCGATAAAGCTGTGTCGGTATATTGGATTGCCAGACCCACTTGCAAGAcctccttcatcacccattCTTGCAACTCCGCATCATGTATCCTGACACTCCCACCGCCAATCTCTTGGCCGTTCAAGACCAAATCATAATGCTGACCCCGCACTCCGTCCACTTTACCTTTCTTCAAATCCTCCAGATCCTCGAACATCGGAGCAGTGAACGGGTGGTGTGTCGACGAATACCGGCCCTTGGAAAGGTGAATCTTGTCCTCGTCGGCCATGGTGAATAAGGGGAATTGGGTGATCCACAGGAAATGCGGATTAGCCGGTAAGTCGATCAGACCTGAGCAGTGATGCCAAGTTAGCGAAACGATCCAGCTCAAGGAAAGGGAGAGGGCATACCTTTAGACATGAGAATCTCGGATATCTGCACTCGTAATCTACCAAGATGTGTCCAGCCGCCCTAAAAGCATTTATCAGCCAGGTTCTTAAAGTTCTCGCGCTACaccgagactcacctcggcaaTCTTCTTTCGCCTGGAGACCCAGACTACATCTCCAGGCTTCACACCGACAGGCAGACTCCTGTCTTGTTCTAGCCCTATTGGAGCGGTCAAAACCGATTCGTTCTGCCATGTATATATGTTCTTGTCTGTGATCTTGACATAGTCGATCTGAAAGCAACGGGTCAGACCAGTGTCAATGTTGAGATGGATTCACTCACCGATTGACTGCTTCGGGCCAAAGATGGGATGTCTAGCCCTTCAGCTTGACGTGCAGGGACAATCATGAATTCGACCGTTGAGGGTGATTGGTCAAGTAGGACCTTATCAAGGGAAGCATCGGACAACGTGGGGTAGTATCCTATTGGCAGTGTCTAGGTTGGGCATCAGCTTCACAAACTCCGCTCGTCAGATAGGAGCTCACTCACATACATCTCGAACCGCGTATCGGGCTTGTCTGAGCCATACTACAAGTCATGCTGATGAGCACATACAAAGGTCACCAAGCAATAGTGTAGCGGACTCACCACGTCCATGGCCACATCATAGGGCATGACTCTGAACCATCCTTCCAAGTCAACACCCTTGATATccttccagatcttcttgaccagCCCCTCGATGATCTCGCGGATCTGCGATCCACCGATATTCCACGTCGACCGCATACCGTCTTTCCCCGTCCGCGGGGCAGACCCATCAACGAACGCCATCTCAAGATCGATCTGAGTGAACTCGGGCTGTCGGTCTTTCCGACCGTCCTCGTCTCTGAAGCATTTCGCAATTTGGTAGTATCTCGGTATGGCGCCGGAGGCAATGAGCAGCTGTTTAGGTTGTTGGGGTGATTGGGGTAAAGCGTAGAATGTGGGTGAGCCGTCAGAGGAAAGGGATCGAGTGGGAACGAGGAATTCTCGTGCGCCTTCGGGAGATGAGTTTAGGAGGATTGGGGTTTCGACTTCGGTGAAACCTACACCATAGATTTTTAGCAATTTTGCAGGAATGATGCGATGTTCGGATACACACCGTTATCGTGTAGGTAGTTCCGTACGATATGAGCTACTTTACTCCTCGTTTTGAGGTTGTCCGCGAGTTCCGCTCGCCGCAGATCTagatatcgatgttgattTCGTAAATCTTCATTCGCCTGGGGACCTCCTAGATCAGTGCGCGTCGCATAGACAATCAATGAATTGGGTTGCTCACAACCTCAGGTCGGTTCGGATAAAATGGCAATTGAGCCTCGGCAGGATTCAGCAAGGTGACTTTCGATAGATCGATCTCTATCTCGTCCACAGGTGCAGAGCTACTCTTGGCTTTTTGTTTCCTGCTTTTCACAATTCCCTCGACCAAAACTACACTCTCCAATGGCCAGGTCATCGCATCGTGCGAGGTGTCTTTCGAGCGGGATACAAGCTGTACCGAATGCGAAGAGGATCGGAGGGTGAAGAAATGCAGGTTCTCGGATGCTCGTCTATGCGGAGGTTATCAGTGATGTGTTAGTATAGTATCAATTCGCAAAGGTATGAGCTCACCGCTGCGAGAAAAGCCATCCGGCAACGACGACTTTCTGTCCCTCTAAGCCCGGAGACAAGTCCTGTATTTCATGCGTGATCTTCGCTCGTGGGCCTATACAGCCcgaagatgagctgaaatATATTCAGAGTCACGTTCTGAATGCCGACTCACCGTGATGCGCCTTTGGTCCAGCCTTAGGTAGATACGGCTTGATCTCCCTAGGTGTTATTGTCGAGTTCCGTCGAACACCCCCTCTCGAGAGTAGCGTCGGCAGTGAGCGACTTGTTACCACGCATCGCGGACAGCCTCGGAAGCTACTCAGCACCCTTGTGCGCACCAGCGACATGCTGATGCTTCCAGGTAGGATAGACTTGAGGTGAGGATGAAGCAAACAGAcggaaaagagaaagaaatGGACAATTCCAACTTTCCAACTTTTTTCGGTTAATCGTTAGTTTCCGAAGGAATTGTGCAAGAGATGGTCTAGCTTCGAACGTTTCCGATCGTCAACATATATCATGCACGAGAGGTTCATCTCTCAGTATAGCCCATCAAGTACATGCATCTCATGGTGAGACGCTCAAGATCTCCCAAGGACCCATCGAACCAGTAATCATAGCAAGATCTGCCCGAAAATGGCTCTTCGTCAACAGATCCTCTCTTCGGCATTACCTCTCCTCCCCACCCATTCCTTCACCCGCTCAACCCTCTCGCAAGCGCTCCGCTCACTCAAGCCGCAGGTGTCCAACTCAGATGGAGTGATAGATACAATTTTTGGTAATGGATCCGTCGCGCCTTCCAGGGCATTGGTCGATGCAtggcaggaagaagggttgAGGGCCATGAGCAGTTCAAAGGAGACTAAGGAGGATCTAGGGGATGTGTTGAAGAGGCGTATCACATATAGCGCGGGAGTCGGAGAACATCTTGTTGAGGTGAGCGAGAGCTACAGTCAAACATCACCAGCTTTATATCATGCACTAACTCTTATCACCGATATTGTGACATGAATCTACAGGCGTATGCGAATTTGACCACACCCTCATCAACACCCTCTATCCCTCTCCCATCTATCCCGATCCTCCGCACCCTATTATCCACCGTCAAGATCCCTCCATCATACGTTCC
Protein-coding regions in this window:
- a CDS encoding aspartate-tRNA ligase; protein product: MSLVRTRVLSSFRGCPRCVVTSRSLPTLLSRGGVRRNSTITPREIKPYLPKAGPKAHHGPRAKITHEIQDLSPGLEGQKVVVAGWLFSQRRASENLHFFTLRSSSHSVQLVSRSKDTSHDAMTWPLESVVLVEGIVKSRKQKAKSSSAPVDEIEIDLSKVTLLNPAEAQLPFYPNRPEVANEDLRNQHRYLDLRRAELADNLKTRSKVAHIVRNYLHDNGFTEVETPILLNSSPEGAREFLVPTRSLSSDGSPTFYALPQSPQQPKQLLIASGAIPRYYQIAKCFRDEDGRKDRQPEFTQIDLEMAFVDGSAPRTGKDGMRSTWNIGGSQIREIIEGLVKKIWKDIKGVDLEGWFRVMPYDVAMDVYGSDKPDTRFEMYTLPIGYYPTLSDASLDKVLLDQSPSTVEFMIVPARQAEGLDIPSLARSSQSIDYVKITDKNIYTWQNESVLTAPIGLEQDRSLPVGVKPGDVVWVSRRKKIAEGGWTHLGRLRVQISEILMSKGLIDLPANPHFLWITQFPLFTMADEDKIHLSKGRYSSTHHPFTAPMFEDLEDLKKGKVDGVRGQHYDLVLNGQEIGGGSVRIHDAELQEWVMKEVLQLDDQEIGRFDHLLKALRCGAPPHGGIALGFDRLVAILTGSKSIREVIAFPKSGTSGSDPVFRSPSVSSDEVLREYGLTSLRSVKEGKAKKKVEEVQVETVQGKVVVEEEEQRGGQDHQVSRKEVTEEEEKKEEHVEIDEKEEITKK